From a region of the Marinomonas mediterranea MMB-1 genome:
- the gmd gene encoding GDP-mannose 4,6-dehydratase yields the protein MKTAIITGITGQDAAYLAELLLNKGYKVYGTYRRTSSVNFWRIEELGIDRHNNLHLIEYDLTDLGASIRLLQETKATEVYNLAAQSFVGVSFDQPHTTAQITGIGPLNLLEAIRIVNPNIRFYQASTSEMFGEVQEIPQKESTPFYPRSPYGVAKLYAHWMTVNYRESYDIFAASGILFNHESPLRGQEFVTRKITDSIAKIKLGKLDALELGNMDAKRDWGFAKDYVEGMYLMLQADKPDTYVLATNRTETVRDFVTMSFKAAGIDVRFEGEAEDEVAIDIVTNKVVVKVNPQFYRPAEVDLLIGNPQKAKDDLGWEPTTTLEELCQMMVKADLRRNEAGFSF from the coding sequence ATGAAAACAGCAATTATTACAGGGATTACAGGTCAAGATGCCGCTTATTTGGCTGAACTCCTATTGAATAAAGGTTATAAGGTATATGGAACCTATCGTCGCACCAGTTCGGTCAATTTTTGGCGTATCGAAGAGTTGGGGATAGACAGGCATAATAATCTCCATCTAATTGAATACGATTTAACGGATCTAGGGGCCAGTATTCGCTTACTGCAAGAAACTAAGGCTACCGAGGTATATAATTTAGCTGCGCAAAGTTTTGTGGGTGTTTCATTTGATCAGCCGCATACTACTGCTCAGATCACAGGCATTGGCCCATTAAATTTGTTAGAAGCGATTCGTATCGTTAACCCGAATATACGTTTCTACCAGGCATCTACGTCAGAGATGTTCGGTGAGGTTCAGGAAATTCCTCAGAAAGAGTCGACCCCCTTTTATCCGCGCAGTCCATATGGGGTAGCCAAGCTTTACGCTCATTGGATGACAGTTAACTATCGTGAGTCTTACGATATTTTTGCGGCTAGTGGAATCTTGTTTAATCACGAATCTCCTCTGCGAGGTCAAGAGTTTGTAACGCGTAAAATTACAGATTCAATTGCCAAAATTAAGTTGGGTAAGTTAGATGCCTTGGAGCTTGGTAATATGGATGCAAAACGTGACTGGGGTTTTGCTAAAGATTACGTCGAAGGCATGTATTTGATGTTGCAAGCCGATAAGCCTGATACCTATGTGCTTGCAACTAACCGCACCGAGACTGTACGCGATTTTGTGACTATGTCATTTAAGGCGGCTGGAATTGATGTTCGCTTTGAGGGTGAAGCGGAGGATGAAGTTGCTATTGATATTGTGACCAATAAGGTTGTCGTTAAGGTGAATCCACAGTTCTATCGGCCGGCAGAGGTTGATTTGTTAATTGGTAATCCGCAAAAGGCAAAAGATGATTTGGGCTGGGAGCCAACAACTACATTAGAAGAGTTGTGTCAGATGATGGTGAAGGCGGACTTGCGTCGTAATGAGGCGGGTTTTTCATTCTAA
- a CDS encoding GDP-mannose 4,6-dehydratase, which produces MNQHVFLTGACGFVGKVLLPILLAKGYRVTCASRLASSHAGSAAEWVTLDINDAKAVSCVIEQVKPSHVIHLAAQSHVPTSFREPAQTWQTNVMGTLHLLEAVKTHCSEAFFLFVSSSEVYGEFFKAAELTAESADCKPMNPYAASKRAAELAIEQYFRQGLAGAIARPFNHIGAGQSPEFVSASFARQIAAIEAGKQKPILQVGNLDAQRDFLDVRDVCNAYVALLELKTVDIEDRIFNIASGQPRRIDDVLKLLLQQSSQEIAVELDPERMRPSDIPLAAGDCTRIHSLTGWQPSYDLSNTLAELLGHWREQV; this is translated from the coding sequence GTGAATCAGCATGTATTTTTAACTGGTGCTTGCGGTTTTGTCGGTAAAGTTCTGTTGCCTATACTGCTGGCTAAAGGCTACCGTGTGACTTGTGCTTCTAGGTTAGCATCTTCCCATGCGGGCAGTGCAGCGGAATGGGTCACTCTTGATATTAATGATGCTAAGGCGGTGTCTTGTGTGATCGAGCAGGTTAAACCTAGTCATGTGATACATCTGGCTGCTCAGAGTCACGTGCCCACGAGCTTTCGTGAACCAGCACAAACCTGGCAAACGAATGTTATGGGTACGCTTCACTTGCTTGAGGCAGTTAAAACGCACTGTAGTGAGGCTTTTTTTCTTTTTGTTAGCTCTTCCGAAGTCTATGGTGAATTTTTCAAAGCTGCAGAGCTAACGGCGGAGTCGGCCGATTGCAAGCCTATGAACCCTTATGCGGCCAGCAAACGCGCAGCTGAACTAGCGATTGAGCAGTATTTTCGTCAAGGCTTAGCCGGGGCTATTGCCAGGCCGTTTAACCATATCGGTGCTGGTCAGTCACCAGAATTTGTTTCCGCGTCTTTTGCTCGACAAATTGCGGCTATTGAAGCGGGTAAGCAGAAGCCGATATTGCAGGTGGGTAACCTAGATGCGCAGCGAGACTTTCTCGATGTTAGGGATGTTTGCAACGCCTATGTGGCGTTGCTGGAATTGAAGACTGTCGATATCGAAGATCGAATATTTAATATTGCCTCTGGGCAGCCTCGCCGGATTGATGATGTACTCAAGCTGTTATTGCAACAGAGCTCTCAGGAAATAGCGGTAGAGCTGGATCCAGAGCGTATGCGGCCTTCGGATATCCCTCTTGCAGCGGGTGATTGCACTCGTATCCACTCCCTGACTGGTTGGCAGCCCAGTTACGATTTATCGAATACGTTGGCCGAGTTATTAGGTCACTGGCGTGAGCAGGTATAG
- a CDS encoding glycosyltransferase: MSFSPSLGWRISRMCYSWVRLNRENVLRFCLMLGAWCAARFGSADLSLGTCWGNSEMLQRIKSLEAQGIIRDLHYVSADALLLLYSGASLFAYPSVYEGFGLPVLEAMSSGVPVICRAGTSMAEFAKGVCLLCETDETEELNVKISEILGSPLKQKEYSQKGLIQAMCYSWARCAQETARVYRSIS; this comes from the coding sequence ATGAGTTTCTCTCCTAGTTTGGGCTGGCGCATCAGTCGTATGTGTTATTCGTGGGTACGTTTGAACCGAGAAAACGTGTTGAGGTTCTGCTTGATGCTTGGTGCTTGGTGCGCTGCCAGATTCGGTTCAGCGGACTTATCCCTTGGTACTTGCTGGGGCAATAGCGAGATGCTTCAACGTATTAAGTCACTTGAAGCTCAAGGAATTATTCGCGACTTACATTATGTCTCTGCGGATGCTTTGCTGTTGCTTTATTCTGGTGCGTCATTATTTGCTTACCCATCCGTATATGAAGGCTTCGGATTACCCGTTTTAGAAGCAATGAGCAGCGGTGTGCCTGTTATTTGCCGGGCGGGAACGTCTATGGCTGAGTTTGCGAAAGGGGTGTGCTTGCTTTGCGAGACAGATGAGACTGAAGAATTGAATGTCAAAATTTCAGAGATTCTTGGGAGTCCCCTGAAGCAAAAAGAGTATTCTCAAAAAGGGCTGATACAAGCTATGTGCTATTCATGGGCGCGATGTGCACAAGAGACGGCTAGAGTTTATCGTTCAATATCCTGA
- a CDS encoding AraC family transcriptional regulator, producing the protein MNDTFETFRENTEKSKSDLSASKRPKTESVIQSLSYRPKSHYQLDLDVFTMADLRLRGSKAKVQTTHRYEFYSLTVITKGMCSQMVDFKSVHCKPGSLLILRPGQAHNYGHDEDWDGWNILFRPEFVLPVSNAPRELKLATNPDRLPEQMFLNNHELQRMTDSIQQMQEDMLIDAPQDDVHALLRHQLYALLARLTILQGRHQTPASLISASSQRFTRFEQLVNERFSDWHKVSDYAAHLGYTEKSLGRAVTAATGVTAKAYITARINLEAKRLLAHTDLPVSTIAERLGFEEATNFSKFFKRETGAPPAEFRLQYQGLV; encoded by the coding sequence ATGAATGATACTTTTGAGACATTTAGAGAAAATACGGAGAAATCTAAGTCAGACCTATCCGCGTCTAAACGACCGAAGACGGAAAGCGTTATTCAAAGCCTGAGCTATCGGCCGAAGTCTCACTATCAGCTTGATTTGGATGTCTTTACTATGGCTGATTTGAGATTACGAGGCAGCAAAGCAAAAGTACAAACGACACATCGATATGAGTTCTACAGCTTGACGGTCATAACAAAGGGTATGTGTTCCCAAATGGTTGATTTTAAGTCAGTCCACTGCAAGCCGGGGTCACTGCTCATACTTCGTCCAGGACAAGCGCATAATTATGGTCATGATGAAGACTGGGATGGCTGGAACATTTTATTCCGCCCCGAGTTTGTCTTACCTGTTTCTAACGCCCCTCGCGAGCTAAAACTCGCCACCAACCCAGACAGACTGCCAGAGCAGATGTTTTTAAATAACCATGAATTGCAAAGAATGACGGACTCAATTCAGCAAATGCAAGAGGATATGCTCATTGATGCCCCACAGGACGATGTACATGCATTATTACGTCATCAACTCTATGCTCTCTTGGCACGGTTAACGATATTGCAAGGCCGCCATCAAACACCCGCGTCTCTAATATCAGCTTCTTCACAACGCTTTACGCGTTTCGAACAGCTTGTGAATGAACGTTTTTCTGATTGGCATAAGGTAAGCGACTACGCAGCGCACCTTGGCTATACAGAAAAGAGCTTGGGACGTGCCGTGACGGCAGCGACAGGCGTCACGGCCAAAGCGTATATTACCGCTCGTATTAATCTTGAAGCAAAGCGCCTGCTCGCGCACACAGACTTGCCCGTCTCTACTATCGCAGAGAGACTTGGTTTTGAAGAAGCCACTAACTTCAGCAAGTTCTTCAAACGTGAAACCGGTGCGCCGCCAGCGGAATTTCGTTTGCAGTACCAAGGTTTAGTTTAA
- a CDS encoding nuclear transport factor 2 family protein: MSSKTNKTDQTINTSAVQNRVIKYRGVLSVVLLTAGLAGGYVPAMAQTSSTTTSTQEYTMNNIDIAKTYIKAVQLGNQATLGSIISPDVVWHQPGDNQFSGIHRGMAAVGPMLGKMMEVSKGTFAITRADHYMANGDWVAITVEFAGEANDIKLKQPGVDLIRIEGGKIVEVWLYSRNQAQEDAFWGQ, translated from the coding sequence ATGAGCTCTAAGACTAATAAAACCGATCAAACCATCAACACATCTGCTGTGCAGAACAGAGTAATCAAATATCGCGGCGTGCTAAGCGTCGTTTTACTCACTGCTGGTCTTGCTGGGGGCTATGTTCCGGCAATGGCACAAACATCATCTACTACCACATCAACACAGGAGTACACTATGAATAATATTGACATCGCAAAGACCTACATAAAAGCTGTGCAATTGGGCAATCAAGCGACGTTAGGCAGCATTATTTCACCAGACGTAGTTTGGCATCAGCCAGGAGACAACCAGTTTTCAGGTATACATCGAGGTATGGCCGCAGTCGGTCCGATGCTGGGCAAGATGATGGAAGTCTCTAAGGGAACATTTGCGATTACACGTGCCGATCACTATATGGCTAATGGCGATTGGGTTGCAATCACGGTGGAATTTGCTGGCGAAGCCAACGATATAAAACTTAAACAGCCCGGCGTGGATCTTATTCGTATTGAAGGCGGCAAGATCGTTGAAGTTTGGCTGTATTCGAGAAATCAAGCACAAGAAGACGCTTTCTGGGGGCAGTAA
- a CDS encoding Lrp/AsnC family transcriptional regulator — protein sequence MGLKTNNIRSSRSKRLNLDRIDRKLLRLLVEDSDRTYSELSELVFLSPPAVHERVQKLRKNGVIKGNHAVLDGPSLGCSLLSFLHVESEGSVRMDALNEFYSIADVEEIHSVAGETNIIFKVRTRDSIALEALIEKIHAIDFVKKVKCFVVLSSKLERGPKPETDDLS from the coding sequence ATGGGTTTAAAAACGAATAATATTAGGTCTAGTAGGTCTAAAAGGCTTAATTTAGATAGAATTGACCGAAAACTATTAAGGTTGCTTGTTGAAGATTCTGATAGAACTTATTCAGAGCTTAGTGAATTGGTTTTTCTCTCTCCTCCTGCTGTGCATGAAAGGGTGCAAAAACTTAGGAAAAATGGTGTTATAAAGGGAAATCATGCAGTTTTAGATGGACCTAGCTTAGGGTGCTCGTTATTAAGCTTTCTACATGTTGAATCAGAAGGTTCTGTTAGGATGGATGCGCTAAATGAATTTTATTCGATTGCAGACGTTGAAGAAATACACTCGGTTGCGGGCGAAACGAATATTATATTTAAAGTCCGTACTAGGGATTCAATTGCTTTGGAAGCGCTAATTGAAAAAATTCACGCTATTGATTTTGTTAAGAAAGTTAAATGTTTTGTTGTTCTTAGCTCTAAACTTGAACGTGGCCCTAAACCAGAAACAGATGACCTTTCTTAG
- a CDS encoding pyridoxal phosphate-dependent decarboxylase family protein, whose product MMSKLSVEMAILEKSITKLELGFSNLPEIYENTDYKAIESILMDVANKLTNNYPYFHPFYLGQMLKPPHPIARLAYQLAMQINPNNHALDGGIASSEMEKEVIKDISSMFGFYDGTGHLTSSGTIANLEALWIAGKESPEKAIAASEQAHYTHRRISKVLGLPFVEIKNDENGRMDINFLTESLEKYQIGTVVVTLGNTGFGAIDPLLDILKLRELYDFRIHVDAAYGGYFILDDSLEKNIKTHFECIEYVDSLVVDPHKHGLQPYGCGCVLFSDKSISHHYRHDSPYTYFSSKELHLGEISLECSRAGASAVALYSTMKAFPLKQGGDFSHRLQKSRQAAQKLAKFVESSKNYITVWKPDLDIVVWAPRGSSASEISNISHNIFDQCAKYDIHIALFKIPTRMFLEKHQNIDDDNNFITCLRACLMKPEHLIFIDEICNRIKQATADVMESGENYAKKNYSFDS is encoded by the coding sequence ATGATGAGTAAGCTATCAGTAGAAATGGCTATTTTAGAAAAATCTATAACTAAATTAGAGTTAGGTTTTTCGAACTTACCTGAGATATATGAAAACACTGACTATAAAGCTATAGAATCAATTCTTATGGATGTAGCTAATAAATTAACGAATAATTATCCCTATTTTCATCCATTTTATTTGGGACAAATGCTAAAACCACCTCACCCTATTGCTAGACTTGCATATCAGCTTGCTATGCAAATTAATCCAAATAATCATGCTTTGGATGGAGGTATAGCAAGCTCTGAAATGGAAAAAGAAGTTATTAAAGATATATCATCGATGTTTGGTTTCTATGATGGAACTGGTCATTTAACAAGTAGTGGTACAATTGCCAACTTAGAAGCATTGTGGATTGCTGGAAAAGAGTCTCCTGAAAAAGCTATTGCAGCTTCTGAACAAGCACATTATACCCATCGTCGTATATCCAAAGTATTAGGTTTACCATTTGTTGAAATAAAAAATGATGAAAATGGAAGAATGGATATTAATTTTTTAACTGAAAGTTTAGAAAAATATCAAATTGGTACTGTGGTTGTTACCTTAGGAAATACTGGTTTTGGAGCTATTGATCCTCTGTTAGATATTCTAAAACTACGAGAGTTATATGATTTCAGAATACACGTTGATGCAGCTTATGGTGGTTATTTTATTTTAGATGATAGTCTAGAAAAAAATATTAAAACTCATTTCGAATGCATTGAATATGTTGATTCATTGGTTGTTGATCCTCATAAACATGGTCTTCAACCCTATGGTTGTGGATGTGTTTTGTTCTCTGATAAATCAATCAGTCATCACTACAGACACGACTCACCATATACGTATTTTAGCTCTAAAGAATTACATCTAGGAGAAATTAGTCTCGAATGTTCTCGAGCGGGAGCATCAGCAGTAGCCTTATATTCAACTATGAAAGCTTTCCCCTTGAAGCAGGGAGGGGACTTTTCACACAGATTACAAAAAAGCAGACAAGCAGCTCAAAAACTAGCTAAATTTGTTGAGTCCAGTAAAAATTACATAACTGTGTGGAAACCAGATTTAGACATTGTTGTGTGGGCGCCTAGAGGCTCAAGTGCTAGTGAAATATCCAATATATCTCATAATATTTTCGACCAATGTGCTAAATACGATATACACATTGCATTATTTAAAATACCAACCCGGATGTTTTTAGAAAAACATCAAAATATAGATGATGATAATAATTTTATTACATGTTTGCGCGCTTGTCTGATGAAACCTGAACACCTTATTTTTATAGATGAAATATGTAATCGAATTAAACAAGCAACTGCTGACGTTATGGAATCCGGAGAGAATTATGCAAAAAAAAATTATTCATTTGATAGTTGA
- a CDS encoding ester cyclase has protein sequence MQKKIIHLIVDTFNTGKWSELEALDHIKVSFQDMATTQTTTNIPQLIEYIDSLASTFPDLIVNMNCYFKSDNMEVCELLFEGHQLGSYPVADGVIPPTRLFVAWKACMVVESKNVKDIHIRLYYDIVTIFDQLALSQLLSSNAIQLKEDIPL, from the coding sequence ATGCAAAAAAAAATTATTCATTTGATAGTTGATACTTTTAATACAGGAAAATGGTCAGAGTTAGAAGCTTTGGATCATATAAAAGTATCTTTCCAGGATATGGCTACAACACAAACAACGACTAACATTCCACAGCTTATTGAATACATCGATTCTTTGGCCTCGACCTTTCCTGATCTGATAGTAAATATGAATTGCTATTTTAAATCAGACAATATGGAAGTTTGTGAACTTTTATTTGAAGGACATCAACTTGGTTCATATCCAGTTGCTGATGGTGTAATTCCGCCAACACGATTATTTGTCGCGTGGAAGGCTTGTATGGTTGTTGAATCAAAAAATGTAAAAGACATACATATACGTCTCTATTACGATATTGTTACTATTTTTGATCAACTTGCCTTATCTCAATTATTAAGTTCGAATGCTATTCAATTGAAAGAGGATATCCCGCTATGA
- a CDS encoding cupin domain-containing protein, which yields MSNSMIEEIQDRWKRAGYSFFLWHDPPKKNWPVIIHPMDEVVVLLKGKLVFIVNGEKVNFDINQEVFVPSDSPHSVHNIGNSTNCWCYGYRIKGGNEI from the coding sequence ATGAGCAATAGTATGATAGAAGAAATTCAAGATCGGTGGAAAAGAGCAGGATACAGCTTTTTTCTTTGGCATGATCCACCAAAAAAAAATTGGCCTGTAATTATTCATCCAATGGACGAGGTTGTTGTTCTCTTAAAAGGTAAGCTAGTTTTTATTGTAAATGGAGAGAAAGTTAATTTTGATATAAATCAAGAAGTTTTTGTTCCATCTGATTCTCCTCATTCAGTTCATAATATTGGTAACTCAACAAATTGTTGGTGTTATGGATATCGAATTAAAGGCGGAAATGAAATTTAG
- a CDS encoding type 1 glutamine amidotransferase domain-containing protein, protein MHILIILSEVSKIEGIDGMIRDTGYWLEEFALPYKFFSDKDIKITVATLTGKDPVPDPASTEIDSVGVCKNWENPDLFEYGIQLHQKLISEQRIISLKNLDEKTLKSFDGVFIPGGYAPMVDLVKSEVLGEILWYFHRNSLPTALFCHGPIALLSTQFTEGGFAYKGYRTTAFSSEEELDTELGPYLNIDVQEALSLAGMQYQKGDKWTSFLTKDRELITGQNTQSTIEVMFCFFKELRDEFI, encoded by the coding sequence ATGCATATACTAATAATATTAAGTGAAGTTTCTAAAATTGAAGGGATTGATGGAATGATTCGTGACACTGGTTATTGGTTAGAAGAGTTTGCTCTTCCATATAAATTTTTTTCTGATAAAGATATAAAAATCACTGTTGCCACTCTTACTGGAAAAGACCCCGTACCAGATCCTGCTAGTACGGAAATTGATTCTGTCGGTGTATGTAAAAATTGGGAAAATCCTGATTTATTTGAATATGGTATCCAATTGCATCAAAAACTAATCTCTGAACAGAGAATAATTTCTCTTAAAAATTTAGATGAGAAAACTTTAAAAAGCTTTGATGGAGTATTCATTCCAGGTGGTTATGCTCCAATGGTTGACTTAGTAAAAAGTGAAGTTCTAGGTGAAATATTGTGGTATTTCCATAGAAATAGCTTACCCACTGCTTTATTCTGTCATGGACCAATTGCCCTTCTAAGTACTCAATTTACCGAAGGCGGTTTTGCTTATAAAGGCTATAGAACTACTGCTTTTAGTAGTGAAGAAGAATTAGATACTGAATTAGGACCGTATCTAAATATAGATGTTCAAGAGGCACTATCTTTAGCTGGAATGCAATACCAAAAAGGTGATAAATGGACATCCTTTTTGACAAAGGATAGGGAACTAATTACTGGTCAAAACACACAGTCTACAATAGAAGTCATGTTTTGTTTTTTTAAAGAACTAAGGGATGAATTTATATGA